The following is a genomic window from Gallus gallus isolate bGalGal1 chromosome 14, bGalGal1.mat.broiler.GRCg7b, whole genome shotgun sequence.
GCCTTGGTTTTGTAATttaacaggggaaaaaaagattccaGTCTTTAGTGCCTATACTGGAGAGCTTCTGGTTGTAATTTCAACTCGAAGTTTTTATATAACAAATTGATAGCCTCCACCATAACGATGGTGGTGGAGGACATCCAAACCGAGCAGCAGTGTTGTGGTCATTAAACACATTCTGGTGAACATCTGAGATGAGGTTCTCAGAGATAGATTATAAACCTGTTGGGCAAAAATAGTTTATGAAGAAGGTCCTGCAGATCCTGCACTCCTGTATCAGACTTTTAACTTCACTAATCCTCTGTGGATTTGCACTGCCTACTGTAAACTAGCAGGTGATAGAAAAGAGGGCTGGGATGAAGTATGTTGTTTTGCAACTACTACTGGCACAGTAATACCTCACAGAAGCTGTTCTTTAAtgctttcccttcctccaaAGTTAACCCTGAAGTGAGGAGCTGAAATAGAACACAGGATACAGTTCATGGCAATGTAATTTATTTATCATCAGATACACACTCACAGGCAGGACATACAAGGCAGTACACTGGGAGAGTGCTGCTAAGTGCAtggaggtggcagcagaggtgtGGACCTTATAAGCTTTCTTCcaatttatatatttctgttttttctgaaCTATCTCAGTGGAGTCGCTTATTTTTCCCAACACTGCTGGGATTATACAGGGCAGGATACATCTGCTCTGGGAGGAGGAACAAGTTTTACACAGTGTGAAAATGCAAAGGGGTGAAGAATGGAGTATGGCATTCCTTCAGGCTGAAGGACTCCTTGAAACCTATGGTATCTGCACAAGCagctctcctcccctccctgtACGTGTAATCCTAGCTGGCAACTGGGACTGTTTTATGTCAGGTGAGAACTAAGGGTCTGTCTCCTGTGTTATCCACCCTACACACAGATCCTTCTCTGCTTGCCAGGAAGATGGTGTCCCTGGCATCTAAAGAATCACACCTACTCTGTGCTCTAGGCAGGCAGGTGGACCAGGTGTGCTATTAGCTAatagctgctctgctgtgtggtGCTATTCCTGCATTAACCTGTGTTGTGTTAACACTGTGTTGTCAGGTACCACAGAGTGTCACAGCCCCACACCTCAGTAAGGAATGAATCAGACAGATAACATCATTCCCAAATAAAACCTGCATTCTACATcagttactttttaaaaatggcacTGGACTTAGCTTTAGCTTAACGTATCAGATGGTTTGGCACATGAACAAGCAGAGGCTCAAAGTTTTCCACTTCAAGCAATGTGTTTTGGATGAGATTGGAAAGAGTGGGAAGGAGACACTGATCATGCGAGCTCTCAGCTGGGGACTGTATTTCACAGAGGCCATGGAGTGTATGAAGGGAAACCAAGTGGGTTTTATTTGTAGCAGGCCAGTAAAGCTGAGCGTGCCTGGGGTGAGATGAGGTAAAGTGGTGTCCTTCAACACATGGGCTTCTCCTGCTGTGAAGTGTGTACATACCTACAGTTACCCTcccctgcagcctcagctcccaCACTTTGTTCCAAGCACCCTTCTTCAGAGAGGCTTAGGTGCTGTCTTCTGGCACATGGGCCTGCCCTGTTGTGGGGGACACTGCTTCCCACTCTCCATGCAATGGTAAGTTGCAGCATTTAGAGAAAGGTTTTTCCCACAGGAGCACTTCCACTGATGTCCCAGCCAAACTGCAGGACGTTACTCTCTCCCTACAGTTACTGCTCAGATGAGCTGAGCTCTAAGagtcctttgtttttctctccttttttgctCTAGCTGCCATTAAGTTGAAGAAAAGCCTGGGAAAGAGGTTTCGTAGGTATACAGCCAGGGAGGGCTTTAGGCCAGCTATAAGGacttccttcttcttctgcccCACTGCACAGAGAACCACCTGAGCGACCTCTGCAGCTGTCTTGCCTTCAGCCGTGTTCTTGTCCATAACTGCCAAAGCAAAGCCAAGTAAGCATCAACACTGGAAGGTAAGCCCACACTTAAATATCCTTCCAAGGAACACTCTAACTGTACATGGTTGCTGTTCTACTTCTTGTTTTTACACAGGCAGGTATAATTCATGGCTGAGTTAGAAATGAGTATGTGCTCCTTCCAGTACCCAGGCTGCAGTACACAAGCCTTGTGGCCTATCTCAGAATTAAAGCTCAGAGCTGAATGCTCCAATAcatccttctctttctgaatGTCAATTCCAGATGTACTGAAATTTCAAGCTTCAGGAACAATGGCAGAGTCCTTCAAAGACAACACTTAGATTGACCTGCCTTATAAAATACCTTAAAGACTCGGTGACCCCAAGGTGGTTGCTGCTTAGGAAGGCTAGATCCAAAGGTTTCTTTTGGTACTTCAGGGCTAACATGTCTGTCTCCACCAGAGGCCATATGTTGCAAGCATGTTTTGGAGTAACTCAGTGAGGTAGAGATGTGTTAGGTATAGGACACAAAACCATATCTCACCTCCATAGCGAGATCCATCTGCTGTTACGGCATTGAGAGAAAGGTTTGTTTGAATGTATCCAGGGCTTATAACGGTCACATCGATGTCGTACTGCTCAACCTCTGCTCGCAGGCAATCAAAGAAGGCCTGGGTAGCATGTTTAGAGGCAGCATCTGAAAAACAGGACAAAGGCTATGTGCtaagagcagagctgagaaacagTTTATCCCCAAGTGGGCTTTTCACCGGAATGCAGCCACTTCTCAGCAAGAACTCAGCAGCTGTTTGCTagcttttaattgtttttagtGAATGGCAGAAAGAGGTAGCAGGATTAAGAGGCAATTCAGGGAAGCAAAATGTAAACACTCAAGTTGGAAACGGGCTAGGATTCTGAACTTAATATCTCAGCCATGCCAAAGCCACTGTGGAGTGAACCCAAGCGGCCTCCCACTCACGATAAAGGAAACATGAAGGCTGTCTTGGGAGGCACTGGATAAGACTGACTGGGGCTGGAGGAACATGATGCCCTATGTGCACTAAGCATTATGGACTTCAGAGCTTGGCTGCACACCTGATCACACAAGCACACAGCATGCCCTAGGGTAGGATTTTCCTGTTCAATGGCTGAGTGACTccttttgcttgcttgctttccgTGTGTACTTGGTTGATACTGCTGTGACAGCCATCACCTCAGATACTCCAAATACTCTATCTTCTCCAAAACTTTCTACAGTAACCTCACCAATGTTGTTTATTGGTATATCTGATTTAGTGTGCAGATTTTCCTGAGTCCAAGGTAACTGTTtaggttttttattttgctatcaGTTGTACCATGGCACTTCACAACTTAAGCCAGaaagttattattttcttataggAAATTAATCggacaaataaggaaaaaatgtaataaaattagTGAACTAATTACTCCCGAGGGATAGAAAATTTACAGGACTCCCAAATATTAAGGTAGGAATATGAAAGTTTGCAAGACCAAAAttctaagcaaaaaaaatcacattccttATTCTCCTCTCCCACCTCCAAACATCTTCAAGACAGGGTTTTCTATTTGCATGTGCCTTCCTCAACAGCTGCCACAGGTTTCTTAGTGTGGTCACCCACACAGATTCAtggccctgccttccctgcacacagccagctgCATGGAGAACTAAATGTGCAATCTTTTATTTAGTCTGGTGCCCCAAGCATGTCTCTCCCATCTTCTGTGGAGGTACTTACATGCTGATCTGAAAGGAATGCTTATTTTGCCTTGAACACTGCTGATGGCCACAATATGGCCTTGTCTCCTCTTGATCATGGAAGGGAGAAGCGCTGgcaagagacaaaaaaagaattacagtcTGACCATTACTGCTGTTGAGAATGGATGCTTTCAGAGTAGTGCTTCAGAGAAGCCCAAGTGAGTGAGTGACAAGATCCTCATTCAGGGTAGGGATTGGGCAAGGGGTGGTGCTTAGGATGCTTCTAACTGAAGCTGTAGTTGGACTGGGACATTCACGTATTAGGTGACTCCTTGTGCCAGTGAGGTTGCACAAAGGCCTTATAGTTGCTATGGTAAAGAGAACTAGCTCTCTTCTGCCACCAGTGCATCTTTACAGTTCCTGTAGCTGACACCTTCCAGGCTGAACCTTCTGTACAACCAGAGAAGCCTTCTAGGAAAGCTTACAGCCTCACCTTGAACCCAAACTCCATTCCCCCAGGCTTTCATCAGAGCTGACAGACTAGCTAAAGCTCTTTCCAGACTCAAGTCAGGAGGTGTTTTAAGCAAGGTATCATCTCTAATCCTGTAGCTCCCACACAGTCGTACCCACATATCAATGTCACATGTGCCCATAACACAAACTCCCCTCCCCTCATACTGTATTGTACAAAATACAATTACAGACAGCAGTTAAGCTATTCTTAACTGTGTTGGCTTTCATAAGGTATCAGCCATTGTGCCCCTATAATGTGAATCACAGGTACCTTTGGTGAGGGCTATAGGaccaaaataatttgtttccatCACTTTCTTGTCCACATCCAGACCTGTGTCTACAATTGTGCCTCGGTAACTGATGCCTGCATTGTTGATCAGTATGTCCACATGACCCAGGTGCTTCAGAATCTCTTCAGCAGCATTTAGGATGGTTTTAGTGTCCGAGAGGTCAAATACCACAGTGTGAGGTTTATGTATCTGAATAAACAAAAGTTAGCAGAAAGACCATTCAGGGTGTGCTAAATGTGCTCATGTTAATGACTCAGAGAGAAGGCCATCCAAACCTCCTTCAATCAGAGTGGGGTTGTTATTTCATAGGAATACATGACAGAAGCAGCTTGTACTCTGGTCTTTTTCTGCTCATGTGGCCTGTTCCTTACACCAGATAGAGGAAAAGGGCAAGTGAGATCTTCCACAGGTACAGTTTGTTGTTGTGTTACCTAAGAAACTGCATCtaatgtagtaaaaaaaaaaaaagtaactccTCTGCCTTACTTCAGAAGCCAGCAATATCTCTCTTAtccacagccagcagagctagacttcagaaacagaagccaAGACATACCAAACCTTGAGAAGTGACATCATAGCATACAGATGCAGGTGGGTCTGGGAGACTCTGCTCACTTCATGCGTTCACTTCCATTACAAGGCAAGAGTCTTTCAGCTGGCTTATTTTTGTAGGCTTTTTGCAACCTTTGATGTGTTAGCTCAAAGCACTCCTATAGCAATATCTATCCCCAACCACAAAGTTGCATTTTTCCTATTGCTCAACAGAACAACACACAAGCAACTCTAACTTCTGTACTAGCACAGATACCAATTCCAGCTGCATGGGACAGTGAGCCTTTCCTCCTCGTGCACTTACGTTCTTTCGGTGATCAGTCATGGCAGAAAGTTCCTGTGCCAGGTCTTTGAGCTTCTCACTGTCTCTGCCACAGAGCACCAGCCTGGAGCCAGCTGCATGGAAGGCCTTTGCACATTCTTTGgaggaagcaagaaaaagagaaaagtagacATCTGAATGCCAGAGACAAACAGCAGATCCACATGACATCTCGTAGGCTAAAACCCTTTAGCTAGAAGGGTCTAGGGTAGTGGTTTATTATTcctgagaaggaaaacagtggaAAGGAACACCCAGCAACACTTCACCTGCACAGCGTATCACAGCTGGAAGGTGTCCCTTGAGATGCTGCCTTGAGATACCATCTCTTTTTGATGAGAAATAAACTTAGTTTTCCGCTCTCAGCCTTTTGGTTCTGAGGGGCAGAGAAATCCCTTCCATCTCCTCGCCACTCAGTTACATCTTTGTTCTTAAGGACAAACTCACAAGCAAATGCAGCATCAGTTTAAGCTCTGCTTGTTCTCCAAGTATACTCATCCTAACGAAAGGCCTTGGT
Proteins encoded in this region:
- the DHRS7B gene encoding dehydrogenase/reductase SDR family member 7B isoform X1 — protein: MVTEAARKTVQKGRLMDLTSTVIIPLLFGSLGLFSLFRLLQWMRMRAYLRGAVVVVTGATSGLGKECAKAFHAAGSRLVLCGRDSEKLKDLAQELSAMTDHRKNIHKPHTVVFDLSDTKTILNAAEEILKHLGHVDILINNAGISYRGTIVDTGLDVDKKVMETNYFGPIALTKALLPSMIKRRQGHIVAISSVQGKISIPFRSAYAASKHATQAFFDCLRAEVEQYDIDVTVISPGYIQTNLSLNAVTADGSRYGVMDKNTAEGKTAAEVAQVVLCAVGQKKKEVLIAGLKPSLAVYLRNLFPRLFFNLMAARAKKERKTKDS
- the DHRS7B gene encoding dehydrogenase/reductase SDR family member 7B isoform X2, with the translated sequence MDLTSTVIIPLLFGSLGLFSLFRLLQWMRMRAYLRGAVVVVTGATSGLGKECAKAFHAAGSRLVLCGRDSEKLKDLAQELSAMTDHRKNIHKPHTVVFDLSDTKTILNAAEEILKHLGHVDILINNAGISYRGTIVDTGLDVDKKVMETNYFGPIALTKALLPSMIKRRQGHIVAISSVQGKISIPFRSAYAASKHATQAFFDCLRAEVEQYDIDVTVISPGYIQTNLSLNAVTADGSRYGVMDKNTAEGKTAAEVAQVVLCAVGQKKKEVLIAGLKPSLAVYLRNLFPRLFFNLMAARAKKERKTKDS